One window of Theropithecus gelada isolate Dixy chromosome 4, Tgel_1.0, whole genome shotgun sequence genomic DNA carries:
- the TMEM200A gene encoding transmembrane protein 200A encodes MIATGGVITGLAALKRQDSARSQQHVNLSPSPATQEKKPIRRRPRADVVVVRGKIRLYSPSGFFLILGVLISIIGIAMAVLGYWPQKEHFIDAETTLSTNETQVIRNEGGVVVRFFEQHLHSDKMKMLGPFTMGIGIFIFICANAILHENRDKETKIIHMRDIYSTVIDIHTLRIKEQRQMNGMYTGLMGETEVKQNGSSCASRLAANTIASFSGFRSSFRMDSSVEEDELMLNESKSSGHLMPPLLSDSSASVFGLYPPSSKTTDDKTSGSKKCETKSIVSSSISAFTLPVIKLNNCVIDEPSIDNITEDADNLKSRSRNLSMDSLVAPLADTSESFQPVSTVLPRNHSIGESLSSQYKSSMALGPGTGQLLSPGAARRQFGSNTSLHLLSSHSKSLDLDRGPSTLTVQAEQRKHPSWPRLDRNNSKGYMKLENKEDPMDRLLVPQVAIKKDFTNKEKLLMISRSHNNLSFEHDEFLSNNLKRGTSETRF; translated from the coding sequence ATGATAGCGACTGGTGGAGTGATAACTGGCCTGGCCGCCTTGAAAAGGCAAGACTCTGCCAGATCACAGCAGCATGTCAACCTCAGCCCGTCTCCTGCTACCCAAGAGAAGAAACCCATCAGGCGCCGGCCCCGGGCAGATGTTGTGGTTGTTCGTGGCAAAATCCGGCTTTATTCCCCATCtggcttttttcttattttaggagTGCTCATCTCCATTATAGGAATTGCCATGGCCGTTCTTGGATATTGGCcccaaaaagaacattttattgaTGCTGAAACAACACTGTCAACAAATGAAACTCAGGTCATTCGGAATGAGGGCGGTGTGGTGGTTCGCTTCTTTGAGCAGCATTTGCATTCTGATAAGATGAAAATGCTTGGCCCATTCACCATGGGGAttggcattttcattttcatttgtgctAATGCCATTCTTCATGAAAACCGTGACAAAGAGACCAAAATCATACACATGAGGGATATCTATTCCACAGTCATTGACATTCACACGCTAAGAATCAAGGAGCAAAGGCAAATGAATGGCATGTACACTGGTTTGATGGGAGAAACAGAAGTAAAACAGAATGGGAGCTCCTGTGCCTCGAGATTGGCAGCAAATACTATCGCCTCTTTTTCAGGTTTTCGGAGCAGTTTTCGAATGGACAGCTCCGTGGAGGAGGATGAACTTATGCTAAATGAAAGTAAGAGTTCTGGGCATCTTATGCCCCCTTTGCTCTCTGACAGCTCTGCGTCTGTCTTTGGCCTCTATCCACCTTCTTCCAAGACAACTGATGATAAGACCAGCGGTTCTAAGAAATGTGAAACCAAGTCAATTGTGTCATCGTCCATCAGTGCTTTTACATTGCCTGTGATCAAACTTAATAACTGTGTTATTGATGAACCCAGTATAGATAACATCACTGAAGATGCTGACAACCTCAAAAGCAGGTCAAGGAATTTGTCAATGGATTCCCTTGTGGCTCCTTTGGCTGACACCAGTGAATCCTTCCAGCCCGTCAGCACAGTGCTACCAAGGAATCATTCCATCGGGGAGTCTTTGTCGAGTCAATACAAGTCATCCATGGCTCTCGGACCTGGGACTGGACAGCTCTTGTCTCCTGGGGCTGCCAGAAGACAGTTTGGGTCCAATACATCGTTGCATTTGCTCTCATCACACTCAAAGTCCTTAGACTTAGACCGGGGTCCCTCCACTCTGACTGTTCAGGCAGAACAACGGAAACATCCAAGTTGGCCTAGGTTGGATCGGAACAACAGCAAGGGATATATGAAACTAGAGAACAAAGAGGACCCGATGGATAGGTTGCTTGTGCCCCAAGTTGCCATCAAAAAAGACTTTACCAATAAGGAGAAGCTTCTTATGATTTCAAGATCTCACAATAATTTGAGTTTTGAACATGATGAGTTTTTGAGTAACAACCTAAAGCGGGGAACTTCTGAAACAAGGTTTTAA